Proteins encoded within one genomic window of Syntrophorhabdaceae bacterium:
- a CDS encoding response regulator translates to MGTTFHIYFPSVTAQIKEERPAMVEIEKGKETILVAEDDKVVRDLVKAVLEQHGYTVVEAVDGKDALEKFDEHKNIDLLILDSVMPVRNGREVYDAVSKINPSIKVIFTSGYTKDFILDKGIEDKRFDFLSKPLTPGDMLRKIREVLDRQ, encoded by the coding sequence ATGGGCACGACCTTTCATATCTATTTTCCCTCGGTTACCGCGCAGATCAAAGAGGAGAGACCGGCCATGGTTGAGATCGAAAAAGGCAAAGAAACCATTCTCGTCGCCGAAGATGATAAAGTGGTAAGAGATCTCGTGAAGGCCGTGCTTGAGCAGCATGGATATACGGTCGTAGAGGCCGTGGACGGCAAGGATGCCCTGGAGAAGTTCGATGAGCACAAGAACATAGATCTCCTCATCCTCGATTCGGTAATGCCCGTCAGGAATGGGAGAGAAGTTTATGATGCCGTAAGTAAAATAAATCCCAGCATCAAAGTAATTTTTACGAGTGGCTACACGAAAGACTTCATTCTCGACAAAGGGATCGAAGACAAACGGTTCGATTTCCTTTCGAAACCACTCACTCCGGGGGATATGCTTCGGAAAATAAGAGAAGTGCTCGACAGGCAGTGA